The proteins below are encoded in one region of Buttiauxella gaviniae:
- the htpX gene encoding protease HtpX, whose product MMRIGLFLLTNLAVMVVFGLVLSLTGIQSSSVQGLMVMAVLFGFGGSIISLLMSKWMALRSVGGEVIEQPRNETERWLMETVRQQSQQAGIAMPQVAIYHAPDINAFATGARRNASLVAVSTGLLQNMSRDEAEAVIAHEISHIANGDMVTMTLIQGVVNTFVIFISRIIAQVASGFLSGNRDEGESNNGNPFVYFAIATVLELVFGILASIITMWFSRHREFHADAGSAKLVGREKMIAALQRLKTSYEPQEASSMMAFCINGKAKSMSELFMTHPPLDKRIEALRNGEYLK is encoded by the coding sequence ATGATGCGTATCGGGCTTTTCCTGTTGACCAACCTTGCGGTCATGGTTGTTTTCGGGCTAGTGCTAAGCCTGACGGGGATCCAGTCGAGCAGCGTACAGGGTCTGATGGTTATGGCCGTGTTGTTTGGCTTTGGTGGTTCAATCATCTCGTTACTGATGTCTAAATGGATGGCATTGCGCTCAGTAGGCGGGGAAGTGATTGAGCAACCGCGTAACGAAACAGAGCGCTGGCTGATGGAAACCGTTCGCCAACAGTCACAGCAGGCGGGTATTGCTATGCCACAGGTAGCAATTTACCACGCGCCAGACATCAACGCGTTTGCCACTGGCGCACGCCGTAATGCGTCGCTTGTCGCGGTCAGCACGGGTCTGTTGCAGAACATGAGCCGTGACGAAGCTGAGGCGGTTATTGCACACGAAATCAGCCATATCGCGAATGGTGACATGGTGACAATGACGCTGATTCAGGGCGTGGTGAACACCTTCGTTATCTTTATCTCCCGTATCATCGCGCAGGTTGCCTCCGGCTTCTTGTCCGGCAACCGGGATGAAGGGGAAAGCAATAACGGCAACCCGTTTGTCTACTTTGCGATTGCGACCGTGCTGGAACTGGTGTTTGGTATTCTGGCGAGCATCATCACGATGTGGTTCTCACGTCACCGTGAATTCCACGCGGATGCCGGCTCTGCAAAACTGGTTGGTCGTGAAAAGATGATTGCCGCACTGCAACGCCTGAAAACCAGCTATGAACCGCAAGAAGCCAGCAGCATGATGGCGTTTTGCATCAACGGTAAAGCGAAGTCTATGAGCGAGCTGTTCATGACTCACCCGCCGTTGGACAAGCGTATTGAAGCATTGCGTAACGGCGAATATCTGAAGTAG